The following are encoded together in the Chiroxiphia lanceolata isolate bChiLan1 chromosome 8, bChiLan1.pri, whole genome shotgun sequence genome:
- the WNT8B gene encoding protein Wnt-8b, translating into MDPYLAIFFLTPFFQSCCAWSVNNFLMTGPKAYLIYSSSVAAGAQSGIEECKFQFAWDRWNCPERALQLSSHGGLRSANRETAFVHAISSAGVMYTLTRNCSLGDFDNCGCDDSRNGQLGGQGWLWGGCSDNVGFGEAISKQFVDALETGQDARAAMNLHNNEAGRKAVKGTMKRTCKCHGVSGSCTTQTCWLQLPEFREVGTYLKERYHKALKVDLLQGAGNSAASRGAIAETFSSISKKELVHLEDSPDYCLENKTLGLLGTEGRECLKRGKALSKWEKRSCRRLCGDCGLAVEERRAEMVSSCNCKFHWCCAVRCEQCRKRVTKYFCVRKEKRERSGGGGASRKLKRKL; encoded by the exons ATGGACCCTTATCTGGCCATCTTCTTCCTCACTCCCTTCTTCCAatcctgctgtgcctg GTCAGTGAATAATTTCCTGATGACGGGCCCCAAG gcctACCTCATCTACTCCAGCAGCGTGGCGGCCGGGGCGCAGAGTGGCATCGAGGAGTGCAAGTTCCAGTTTGCCTGGGACCGCTGGAACTGCCCTGAGAGGGCATTACAGCTCTCCAGCCACGGTGGGCTGCGCAGCG CGAACAGAGAAACCGCCTTTGTCCATGCCATCAGCTCTGCAGGCGTCATGTACACACTGACCCGGAACTGCAGCCTCGGCGATTTTGACAACTGTGGCTGTGATGACTCCCGCAATGGACAACTGG GGGGGCAAggctggctgtggggaggcTGCAGCGATAACGTGGGCTTTGGGGAAGCCATTTCCAAGCAGTTTGTGGATGCCTTGGAGACTGGACAAGATGCCAGAGCTGCTATGAACCTGCATAACAATGAGGCGGGTAGAAAG GCAGTCAAAGGGACCATGAAGCGGACTTGCAAGTGCCACGGTGTGTCAGGGAGCTGCACCACCCAGACCTGCTGGCTGCAGTTGCCCGAGTTTCGGGAGGTGGGAACTTACCTCAAGGAGAGGTACCACAAAGCCCTGAAGGTAGACTTGCTGCAGGGGGCAGGGAACAGCGCTGCCAGCCGGGGTGCCATCGCTGAGACCTTCAGCTCCATCTCCAAGAAGGAACTGGTCCATTTAGAAGACTCTCCTGACTACTGTCTGGAGAACAAGacactggggctgctgggcacagagggcagggagtGCCTGAAGAGGGGCAAGGCACTCAGCAAGTGGGAGAAGCGGAGCTGCCGGCGGCTGTGTGGGGACTGCGGGCTGGCAGTGGAGGAGAGACGAGCTGAGATGGTGTCCAGCTGCAACTGCAAGTTCCACTGGTGCTGCGCCGTGCGGTGCGAGCAGTGCCGCAAACGGGTCACCAAGTACTTCTGTGTCCGCAAGGAGAagcgggagcggagcggaggTGGTGGGGCCAGCCGCAAGCTCAAGAGAAAGCTCTGA